A single window of Sulfitobacter sp. JL08 DNA harbors:
- a CDS encoding SPOR domain-containing protein: MGSGILQRTSQAAFIGVLVLIVAGCDENGQFSMGALSPENNSSTSATEASGTGTERDVEAPDVFQVTEAGLWDGRPSLGGVWVAHPDVVDPERVIIRNSANDKFVVGALFRRERDIPGPRLQISSDAAAALGMLAGAPSELNVTALRRETVPEEPAVAVDETATVDAPDAISETSLDPISAAAAAIEASDPAAVETAAAAPAAATAPAPTPAPVKSSLAKPFIQIGIFSVEANADRTATQMRSAGMVPTVKEQSTNGKPFWRVLVGPASTKGELNELLKKIKAEGFSDAYAVTN; encoded by the coding sequence ATGGGCAGTGGTATACTCCAACGGACCAGTCAGGCGGCATTTATTGGTGTGCTGGTTTTGATCGTGGCGGGATGTGACGAAAACGGTCAGTTTTCGATGGGGGCGCTGAGCCCCGAAAACAACAGCAGCACCAGCGCAACCGAGGCGAGCGGCACAGGCACCGAACGCGATGTCGAAGCGCCCGATGTGTTTCAGGTGACCGAAGCCGGGCTTTGGGACGGGCGACCGTCGCTGGGCGGGGTCTGGGTGGCGCACCCTGATGTGGTTGATCCCGAACGGGTGATCATCCGCAACTCGGCGAATGACAAATTCGTCGTCGGGGCGCTGTTCCGGCGGGAACGCGATATTCCCGGGCCACGGCTGCAAATCTCGTCGGATGCGGCAGCGGCCCTTGGGATGCTGGCCGGCGCGCCGTCTGAATTGAATGTCACGGCATTGCGCCGTGAAACCGTGCCGGAAGAACCCGCCGTTGCCGTCGATGAAACGGCCACAGTTGACGCGCCTGACGCAATTTCGGAAACATCACTTGATCCGATCTCGGCGGCTGCCGCCGCCATAGAAGCGTCTGATCCTGCGGCTGTGGAAACCGCAGCGGCCGCACCCGCAGCGGCAACAGCCCCTGCCCCGACGCCAGCGCCGGTCAAGTCGTCGCTGGCCAAACCGTTCATCCAGATCGGTATTTTCAGCGTCGAAGCGAATGCCGACCGGACCGCAACCCAAATGCGCAGCGCAGGCATGGTGCCGACCGTCAAGGAACAGTCAACCAACGGAAAACCGTTCTGGCGGGTTCTGGTGGGGCCGGCCTCGACCAAGGGTGAATTGAACGAACTGCTGAAAAAGATCAAAGCTGAAGGATTTTCCGATGCTTACGCTGTTACGAACTAG
- a CDS encoding AEC family transporter, with protein MNALIQVILPVFLVIGAGYGATRTGFFSFENVNGLMRFSQNFAIPLLLFRAISTLDLGASFDPRLLISFYAGAAICFAAGIAGARLLFARPWEDCIVIGFCCLFSNSVLLGLPIMERAYGAGALQGNYAIVALHSPFCYGLGITVMEITRNRGQSGWTMARATLKAMFRNALIAGIALGFVVNLSGFTLPVPLTDGMDLMIRAALPAALFALGGVLVQYKPEGDLKTIAMVCVFALLLHPTLVWGFGTALSLPADAFRSGVVTAAMAPGFNAYIFANMYGRAKRVAASSVLISTGASIFTVWVWLGLLGGAS; from the coding sequence ATGAATGCTCTGATCCAAGTCATCCTGCCGGTTTTTCTGGTAATCGGCGCCGGCTACGGTGCCACGCGCACCGGTTTTTTCAGCTTTGAAAACGTCAACGGGCTAATGCGGTTCAGCCAGAATTTCGCCATCCCGCTTTTGCTGTTCCGTGCCATTTCCACGCTTGATCTGGGCGCGTCTTTCGATCCGCGTCTGTTGATCAGTTTCTATGCCGGCGCGGCCATCTGTTTTGCTGCCGGTATAGCGGGTGCGCGGTTGCTGTTCGCCCGACCGTGGGAAGACTGCATCGTGATCGGGTTCTGTTGTCTGTTTTCCAATTCCGTGCTGTTGGGCCTGCCCATCATGGAACGCGCCTATGGGGCTGGCGCATTGCAGGGCAATTACGCCATCGTCGCGCTGCATTCACCGTTTTGCTACGGGCTGGGCATCACCGTCATGGAAATCACCCGCAACCGCGGGCAAAGCGGCTGGACCATGGCGCGCGCCACGTTGAAGGCCATGTTCCGCAATGCGCTGATCGCGGGAATTGCCCTTGGATTTGTGGTGAACCTTTCGGGCTTTACCCTGCCGGTGCCCCTGACCGATGGCATGGATCTGATGATCCGCGCGGCCCTGCCTGCGGCCCTGTTTGCGCTGGGGGGTGTTCTGGTTCAGTACAAGCCCGAAGGCGATCTGAAAACAATTGCGATGGTGTGCGTTTTCGCGTTGCTGCTGCATCCCACGCTGGTCTGGGGGTTTGGCACCGCCCTGTCGCTTCCTGCTGACGCGTTTCGATCGGGTGTTGTGACAGCGGCCATGGCACCGGGCTTTAATGCCTATATCTTCGCCAATATGTACGGCCGCGCCAAGCGCGTTGCTGCCTCGTCGGTTCTGATTTCAACCGGCGCGTCGATTTTCACTGTCTGGGTCTGGCTGGGGCTTTTGGGTGGCGCGTCTTAG
- a CDS encoding amidohydrolase family protein encodes MLLTKITTITAFFMFSAASVSAQDDQPAQTLFTNVNVFDGLSETLMENANVLVEGNLIAAVSDEPLAAANAVIIDGGGRTLMPGMIETHVHFNLVNTMVTLGDGEMARWDEIGLMITANARDFLMDGYTTVRDACGSSDAVRAAIDRGDIIGPRFYASGACISPTSGHGDWRSARQRVPDGGRSNVEELGIVTVADRAEDIREATRLNFSNGATQVKLFAGGGVSSTLDPLWSHAYTQEEMEAAVEAAEFFDTYILAHAYTDRSINAAIDAGIKSIEHGQMATEETVKRMADTGTFWALNTAGLSPDLFKVPNYSSGPVRDKLEYFLEESKNLATYVKKYKPKIVHNVDSVLLSKSAARSHRDFEKYYFAELFGNHMMLTSATSTAGELMQLTGKRNPYPGKLGVIEVGAYADILIVDGNPLEDITVIGGNEKWIEAAPRGEGIDTMRVIMKDGVVYKNTLN; translated from the coding sequence ATGCTACTCACGAAAATAACGACGATAACCGCGTTCTTCATGTTTTCCGCCGCGTCTGTTTCAGCGCAGGACGATCAACCTGCTCAGACATTGTTCACCAATGTAAATGTTTTTGACGGCCTGAGCGAAACGCTCATGGAGAACGCCAATGTTCTGGTCGAAGGCAATCTTATTGCTGCCGTTTCCGACGAACCTTTGGCGGCCGCAAATGCGGTTATTATCGATGGCGGTGGTCGAACGCTGATGCCGGGGATGATTGAGACTCATGTTCACTTTAACCTTGTAAACACGATGGTCACGCTTGGTGATGGCGAGATGGCACGTTGGGATGAGATCGGCTTGATGATCACCGCAAACGCGCGTGATTTTTTGATGGATGGCTATACGACAGTACGCGATGCATGCGGCAGTTCGGATGCGGTTCGCGCCGCCATTGATCGGGGCGACATCATCGGCCCGCGCTTCTATGCGTCTGGCGCGTGCATCTCACCGACCTCGGGACATGGTGACTGGCGTTCAGCGCGGCAACGTGTGCCTGATGGCGGTCGTTCGAATGTCGAAGAGCTGGGTATTGTCACGGTTGCAGACAGAGCGGAAGATATCCGCGAGGCGACACGGCTAAACTTTTCCAATGGGGCAACACAAGTGAAACTTTTCGCGGGCGGTGGCGTATCCTCTACGCTCGATCCACTGTGGTCACACGCCTACACGCAGGAAGAAATGGAAGCTGCCGTTGAAGCGGCTGAATTCTTTGACACTTATATTCTGGCGCACGCCTACACGGATCGCTCGATCAACGCTGCCATTGATGCTGGAATCAAGAGTATCGAACACGGTCAGATGGCGACAGAAGAAACTGTCAAACGGATGGCAGACACCGGCACCTTTTGGGCGCTCAATACGGCTGGTTTGTCTCCGGACCTGTTTAAGGTGCCGAACTATTCGTCCGGTCCAGTTCGCGACAAGCTAGAGTACTTTCTGGAAGAGTCCAAAAACCTTGCAACGTACGTGAAAAAGTACAAGCCCAAGATCGTTCACAACGTTGACTCTGTCCTGCTTAGCAAATCTGCGGCGCGGTCACACCGAGATTTCGAGAAGTACTATTTCGCCGAACTCTTTGGCAATCATATGATGTTGACCTCTGCCACATCGACCGCAGGCGAGCTCATGCAACTGACCGGGAAACGTAATCCCTATCCGGGTAAGTTGGGCGTGATTGAAGTGGGAGCATATGCTGACATCTTAATCGTGGATGGTAATCCGCTTGAGGATATCACCGTGATAGGTGGGAACGAAAAGTGGATCGAAGCGGCACCGCGCGGCGAAGGCATTGATACCATGCGCGTGATCATGAAAGACGGCGTGGTCTACAAGAATACGCTCAACTGA
- a CDS encoding D-alanyl-D-alanine carboxypeptidase family protein, whose amino-acid sequence MLTLLRTSRWIKTGAILAALFLSVSATGAQAFETRASAAFVIDQKTNTVLLSKNADIPLPPASMSKLMTLYMAFEALREGRLTLDEKLPVSQHAMSYGGSTMFLDTTDRVSVEDLLRGIVVLSGNDACVVIAEAISPDGTEAGFARLMTQRAQKLGMTSSTFTNSNGWPQVGHLMSVRDLALLADRLIVDFPEFYPLFAETEFAFDGRAPGNSRNRNPLLNLNIGADGLKTGHTQEAGYGLVGSAVQGDRRVIFVLSGLESVALRAQESEAIVNWSFRQFAERTLAPAGTRFAVADVWMGAQPNVGLVAAEDVSVLMPILTGKEVSGEVVYTGPITAPIQQGQPIAELVIAREGLPDTRVPLVAETAVPHGGFLSRVSTAGQILLGRIIESPEGAM is encoded by the coding sequence ATGCTTACGCTGTTACGAACTAGCCGCTGGATCAAAACCGGCGCGATCCTTGCCGCACTGTTCCTGAGTGTCAGCGCCACTGGCGCGCAGGCCTTTGAAACGCGGGCGAGTGCTGCGTTTGTGATTGACCAGAAAACCAATACGGTTCTGCTCAGCAAAAACGCGGATATTCCGTTGCCGCCGGCGTCGATGTCCAAACTGATGACGCTTTACATGGCGTTCGAGGCGTTGCGCGAGGGGCGGTTGACGCTGGACGAGAAACTGCCCGTGTCGCAGCACGCGATGAGCTATGGCGGATCAACCATGTTTCTGGACACGACGGATCGTGTGTCTGTCGAGGATCTTTTGCGCGGCATCGTGGTGCTGTCGGGCAATGATGCCTGCGTGGTGATTGCAGAAGCGATCAGCCCCGATGGCACCGAAGCCGGATTTGCCCGTCTGATGACGCAGCGTGCGCAAAAACTGGGTATGACCAGTTCGACCTTCACCAACTCGAACGGATGGCCGCAGGTCGGGCATCTGATGTCGGTGCGCGATCTGGCCTTGCTAGCCGACCGCCTGATCGTCGATTTTCCGGAATTCTATCCGCTGTTCGCGGAAACCGAATTTGCGTTTGACGGGCGTGCGCCGGGCAATTCACGCAACCGCAATCCGTTGCTGAACCTCAATATCGGCGCCGACGGCCTTAAAACAGGCCATACCCAGGAAGCCGGGTACGGTTTGGTCGGATCGGCGGTGCAAGGTGACCGGCGGGTGATCTTTGTTCTGTCGGGGCTGGAGTCGGTTGCCCTGCGCGCACAGGAATCCGAAGCGATCGTAAACTGGTCATTCCGCCAGTTTGCCGAACGCACGCTGGCACCGGCAGGAACGCGTTTTGCGGTGGCCGATGTCTGGATGGGCGCACAACCAAATGTTGGGTTGGTGGCGGCCGAGGATGTATCGGTGCTGATGCCCATTCTGACCGGTAAAGAAGTATCTGGTGAAGTGGTCTATACCGGCCCGATCACCGCCCCGATCCAGCAGGGCCAGCCGATTGCCGAACTGGTGATCGCGCGCGAGGGGCTGCCGGATACACGGGTGCCGCTGGTGGCCGAAACGGCCGTGCCTCACGGTGGGTTTCTGTCGCGGGTCAGCACGGCGGGCCAGATTTTGCTGGGCCGCATCATCGAAAGCCCCGAGGGTGCAATGTGA
- a CDS encoding MBL fold metallo-hydrolase, with protein MAEMKLTILGCGSSGGVPRLGGHWGDCDPTNPKNRRQRCSLLVERITPSGTTRVLIDTSPDLRAQLLAADVGQLDGVLYTHNHADHVHGIDDLRMIVFNMRERLNVWADGPTQEALYDRFSYAFVQPKGSSYPPILNMNTIDGDVTVTGAGGALTFTPFTVNHGAIDSLGFRMGDVAYLPDAAEIHEESWPVLENLECWIVDALRRAPHPTHAHLDRTLEWIRRVAPKRAVLTNMHNDLDYDTVAAETPDHIIPAYDGMTLTFAD; from the coding sequence ATGGCCGAGATGAAACTGACCATATTGGGATGCGGATCATCGGGCGGAGTACCACGGTTGGGCGGGCATTGGGGGGATTGCGATCCCACCAACCCCAAGAACCGCAGACAACGCTGTTCGCTGCTGGTAGAGCGGATCACGCCAAGCGGCACAACGCGCGTTCTGATCGACACCTCGCCCGATTTGCGGGCCCAATTACTAGCTGCGGATGTGGGGCAGCTTGACGGGGTGCTTTACACCCACAATCATGCCGATCACGTGCATGGCATAGATGATCTGCGCATGATCGTGTTCAACATGCGCGAACGCCTGAACGTCTGGGCCGATGGCCCGACCCAAGAGGCACTTTATGACCGGTTCAGCTATGCGTTCGTGCAGCCCAAAGGGTCGTCCTATCCGCCGATCCTGAACATGAACACCATCGATGGCGATGTGACCGTAACGGGCGCGGGCGGCGCGCTGACCTTTACGCCGTTCACCGTCAATCACGGGGCGATCGATTCACTGGGGTTTCGCATGGGCGATGTGGCCTATCTGCCGGATGCCGCCGAAATCCACGAGGAATCCTGGCCGGTTCTGGAAAATCTGGAGTGCTGGATCGTCGATGCCCTGCGCCGCGCGCCGCATCCGACCCACGCCCATCTGGACAGAACGCTGGAGTGGATCAGGCGCGTTGCCCCCAAACGGGCGGTCCTGACCAATATGCACAACGATCTGGACTATGACACGGTTGCGGCCGAAACCCCCGATCACATCATCCCCGCCTATGACGGCATGACCCTGACATTTGCCGATTGA
- a CDS encoding metal-dependent hydrolase family protein yields MKNSSFFAGAVASFVFAFAPHASMAQDDEAPRQVLFTNVNIFDGVSETLIENGSVLVEGNLIKTVSADAIEAPDAFTVDGEGRTLMPGLIDMHSHLCFRNGMLEFRDNYDQMAAGAYTAIAMQDYLDQGFTTARDAGCNILGVAKAVNNGIIPGPRIFPSGGFLSQTGGHADTGSFNDVPGDLDDLEAHMVGFIADGVPEVTKAARHNLRAGATQIKVMAGGGVASEFDPLHMTQYSLEEMKAIVGVAEDYGTYVHVHGYHDRSVNRAIDAGARVIEHNFLVSEETVIRMKEEGVALSVQAVMSLEAFGDPESITFFSADQKAKAAQVNSGAQQMMEWAVKHDLLMVTGGDMFGPDLVRQADNIIWFNDKIAKNPHLSLKTATSNAAEVLTWSGGMNPYKDGTLGTIAEGGYADIILIDGNPLEDIHDLKRDNVDFVMKDGLVYKNWLPDDNAPAFQPAGPERDAYFGLN; encoded by the coding sequence ATGAAAAACAGTAGCTTTTTCGCTGGCGCAGTTGCCAGCTTCGTATTTGCGTTCGCGCCCCACGCTAGCATGGCGCAAGACGATGAGGCGCCGCGTCAGGTTCTGTTCACAAATGTGAACATCTTTGACGGGGTCAGCGAGACACTGATCGAGAACGGGTCCGTTCTGGTCGAGGGCAACCTGATCAAGACCGTTTCAGCAGACGCCATTGAAGCGCCAGACGCGTTTACTGTCGATGGCGAGGGCCGCACACTGATGCCCGGCCTGATCGACATGCACTCTCACCTGTGTTTCCGGAACGGGATGCTCGAGTTTCGTGACAACTATGATCAGATGGCGGCCGGGGCTTACACCGCGATTGCCATGCAGGATTATCTAGATCAGGGCTTCACCACCGCGCGGGATGCTGGCTGCAACATCCTTGGTGTGGCCAAGGCGGTGAACAATGGTATCATTCCCGGGCCGCGCATTTTTCCATCAGGCGGGTTCCTGAGCCAGACTGGCGGCCACGCTGACACCGGCAGTTTTAATGATGTGCCCGGGGACCTGGACGATCTGGAAGCGCATATGGTTGGGTTCATTGCCGACGGGGTGCCCGAGGTCACCAAAGCGGCGCGCCACAACCTGCGTGCCGGGGCTACACAGATCAAGGTCATGGCGGGCGGCGGAGTTGCAAGCGAATTTGATCCACTGCACATGACACAATATTCTCTGGAAGAGATGAAAGCGATCGTCGGAGTAGCTGAAGACTACGGTACTTATGTGCATGTACATGGTTATCATGACCGCTCGGTGAACCGGGCCATTGACGCCGGTGCGCGCGTCATCGAACACAACTTCCTTGTGTCTGAAGAGACTGTTATCCGGATGAAAGAAGAAGGCGTTGCTCTCTCGGTTCAGGCAGTCATGTCCTTGGAGGCCTTTGGAGACCCTGAGAGTATCACGTTCTTCAGCGCGGATCAAAAAGCCAAGGCGGCACAGGTGAACAGTGGTGCCCAGCAAATGATGGAATGGGCGGTGAAGCACGACTTGCTGATGGTCACCGGCGGCGACATGTTCGGACCGGATCTAGTTCGTCAGGCGGACAACATCATCTGGTTCAACGACAAAATCGCCAAGAACCCCCATCTGTCCTTGAAGACTGCGACTAGCAATGCGGCTGAGGTACTGACCTGGTCCGGGGGTATGAACCCCTACAAGGACGGCACCTTGGGCACAATCGCCGAAGGCGGCTATGCCGACATCATCCTGATCGACGGTAACCCACTTGAGGATATCCACGACCTGAAGAGAGACAACGTCGATTTTGTGATGAAAGACGGGCTGGTGTACAAGAACTGGTTGCCGGACGACAATGCGCCAGCTTTCCAACCAGCAGGCCCGGAGCGCGACGCATACTTCGGACTTAACTGA
- a CDS encoding carbohydrate porin → MTRISKNKFEWCVALAAVLLMTATSTQAQQESGVLALEAAAGASIGGPASAQAQQEQDRLRRLEDSRWPSLDRALDPAEKSFANLRENTGLSLSFDYQALYQQASNSLTDVDQSASGQFRMIGNWSLLNRNTENPGSLVFVLEDRHLLGQDISPSGLAGEIGYAGATAVTFSDTGTTLSVAYWSQTLADGRAGFVAGRIDPGDYSDILGYVNPRTTFQNYSIMFSPVLPIPDPGFGLGGGGFLTDQVYALGVVSDANGSLTDVEWFPGGSELYKYGEIGWTPEPSKRFLTNFHLGMFHVDERTDAGVPKSWGAMLAGNHTFDNDLMIFGRLGWSDGAAPIARRAVNAGLMWRPGYYDDLLGLGVTVADPSDSKLETQTTIEAFYRADLSDNLALTADVQYLKNPGFNDEDPLVFGLRLRFNL, encoded by the coding sequence ATGACCCGTATCTCAAAAAACAAGTTTGAATGGTGTGTGGCGCTAGCGGCCGTTCTCTTGATGACGGCCACTTCCACGCAAGCTCAACAAGAGTCTGGAGTACTTGCACTTGAAGCCGCAGCGGGCGCATCCATCGGGGGCCCGGCCTCAGCGCAAGCGCAACAAGAACAAGACCGGTTGCGCAGATTGGAAGACTCTCGCTGGCCTTCCTTGGATCGAGCACTTGATCCAGCAGAGAAAAGTTTTGCCAATTTGCGAGAGAATACGGGTTTGTCGCTGTCTTTCGATTATCAAGCTCTCTATCAACAAGCCTCTAATAGTCTGACCGATGTTGACCAATCCGCATCTGGCCAGTTTCGGATGATAGGCAACTGGAGCCTGTTGAATCGAAATACTGAAAATCCCGGAAGTCTGGTATTTGTTCTCGAGGACCGACACCTGTTAGGTCAGGATATCTCACCATCAGGTCTCGCAGGCGAGATTGGATATGCAGGAGCAACTGCGGTGACCTTTAGTGACACGGGCACAACGCTCTCGGTCGCCTACTGGTCTCAAACATTGGCCGATGGTCGCGCTGGATTTGTGGCAGGTCGAATTGATCCTGGGGATTACAGCGATATCCTTGGCTATGTTAATCCACGTACTACGTTTCAGAATTATTCCATTATGTTTAGCCCGGTTCTGCCGATCCCCGATCCGGGGTTTGGCTTGGGCGGCGGCGGATTTCTGACAGATCAAGTCTACGCGCTGGGTGTTGTCAGTGACGCCAATGGCTCTTTGACAGACGTTGAGTGGTTTCCCGGTGGATCAGAGTTATACAAATATGGCGAGATCGGCTGGACACCCGAACCCTCCAAACGCTTTCTGACCAATTTCCATCTTGGGATGTTTCATGTGGATGAAAGAACAGATGCGGGTGTCCCGAAGAGTTGGGGTGCCATGCTGGCGGGCAATCATACATTTGACAATGACCTCATGATCTTTGGCCGACTTGGTTGGTCCGACGGGGCAGCGCCCATCGCGCGCCGCGCAGTTAATGCGGGTTTGATGTGGCGGCCGGGCTACTATGATGACTTGCTTGGACTTGGAGTAACCGTTGCCGATCCCTCCGATAGCAAACTGGAAACACAAACGACCATAGAGGCGTTCTACCGTGCGGACCTATCGGACAATCTCGCCCTGACGGCCGATGTCCAGTACCTCAAGAACCCTGGTTTCAATGATGAAGACCCGTTGGTGTTTGGTCTGCGTCTCAGGTTCAATTTATAG
- a CDS encoding TatD family hydrolase: MTQPPSITDSHCHLDFPDFDADRGAFIQNALDAGVMRMVTICTRLRQEPGVRAIAEAHDPVFYAAGTHPMSAAQEPLATADELIALSAHPKFVGIGETGLDYHYTADSADVQRASLRIHIAAARDTGLPLIIHARDADDDMARILTEEYRNGAFSCVMHCFSSGAELARAALDLGFYLSMSGIAAFPKSHDLRAIFAAAPVDRILVETDAPYLAPPPHRGKRNEPAYVAHTARAGAAVFGMDYAEFAAQTERNFDRLFSKAARYKADA, encoded by the coding sequence ATGACACAACCACCGTCGATTACCGACAGCCACTGCCACCTTGATTTTCCCGATTTTGACGCAGATCGCGGCGCATTTATTCAGAACGCGCTGGACGCGGGCGTTATGCGTATGGTGACGATCTGCACACGATTGCGCCAGGAACCCGGTGTGCGCGCCATCGCAGAAGCGCATGATCCGGTGTTTTACGCCGCGGGCACCCACCCGATGAGTGCCGCACAAGAACCGCTGGCAACGGCAGACGAATTGATCGCGCTGTCGGCACATCCGAAATTTGTCGGCATCGGGGAAACCGGGCTGGATTACCACTATACGGCCGACAGTGCGGACGTTCAGCGCGCCTCGCTGCGCATTCACATCGCGGCCGCGCGCGACACCGGCCTGCCGCTGATCATTCATGCACGCGATGCAGATGATGATATGGCGCGCATCCTGACCGAAGAATACCGCAACGGTGCCTTTTCCTGTGTGATGCACTGTTTTTCATCGGGCGCGGAACTGGCCCGCGCGGCGCTTGATCTGGGGTTCTATCTGTCGATGTCGGGCATTGCCGCCTTTCCCAAAAGCCATGATCTGCGCGCGATCTTTGCCGCCGCCCCGGTCGACCGCATTCTGGTGGAAACCGACGCGCCCTATCTTGCCCCGCCGCCCCATCGCGGCAAACGCAACGAACCCGCCTATGTTGCCCACACCGCGCGCGCGGGCGCTGCGGTGTTCGGAATGGACTACGCCGAATTCGCCGCACAGACCGAACGCAATTTCGACCGCCTGTTCTCCAAAGCGGCCCGATACAAGGCGGATGCCTGA
- a CDS encoding DNA polymerase III subunit delta', with translation MTDDVYPEPDRVDGAPHPRDTVQLVGQDSAQSEFLTAFGSDRLHHGWLLTGPRGVGKATLAWAMARFLLATPLTDADDMFGAPPAPTSLRIDPDHPVARRMAAGSEPGLLVLRRPYDEKSKKLRQQITVDEVRRLKSFFSMSATDGGRRVVIVDAADELNTSAANALLKLLEEPPARTTLLLVSHQPTRLLPTIRSRCREVRLGPLSAPDMAVALAQAGADANASPQALAQLSGGSVGEAIRLLNLGGVQIYTELMALLDTLPRLDRPRALKLAEAAATRGADDKLDLLITLLDLALARLARTGVTGHPPPEAIANEAAILSRLAPSAQKGRAWASAAQEIGARLQHGRAVNLDPAALVLDTFFKIQHIAAG, from the coding sequence ATGACGGATGATGTCTATCCTGAACCTGATCGCGTCGATGGCGCGCCGCATCCGCGCGATACCGTGCAACTGGTTGGTCAGGACAGCGCGCAATCGGAATTTCTGACTGCCTTTGGCAGCGACAGGCTGCATCATGGCTGGCTTCTGACCGGTCCGCGCGGGGTGGGCAAGGCGACGCTGGCATGGGCGATGGCGCGGTTCTTGCTGGCCACCCCTCTGACGGATGCGGATGACATGTTCGGCGCGCCGCCCGCGCCGACATCATTGCGCATTGACCCGGATCATCCGGTGGCCCGGCGCATGGCTGCGGGATCCGAACCGGGCCTGTTAGTGCTGCGCCGTCCCTATGATGAAAAGTCCAAAAAACTGCGCCAGCAGATCACCGTGGACGAAGTACGCCGCCTGAAATCGTTTTTTTCGATGTCCGCAACCGATGGCGGCCGCCGCGTTGTGATTGTGGATGCGGCAGATGAATTGAACACAAGCGCCGCCAACGCATTGCTGAAACTGCTGGAAGAACCGCCCGCGCGCACGACATTACTGCTGGTCAGCCATCAGCCAACGCGGCTGTTGCCCACGATCCGCTCGCGCTGTCGCGAAGTGCGGCTTGGCCCGCTCAGCGCACCCGACATGGCCGTGGCACTGGCGCAGGCCGGTGCGGATGCGAATGCATCGCCACAGGCGCTGGCCCAACTGTCCGGTGGCTCTGTTGGCGAGGCGATCCGCCTGCTTAATCTGGGTGGTGTCCAGATTTATACGGAACTGATGGCCCTGCTGGATACCCTGCCCCGTCTGGATCGCCCCCGCGCCCTGAAACTGGCCGAAGCTGCGGCCACGCGCGGGGCGGATGACAAGCTTGACCTGCTGATCACCCTGCTTGATCTGGCACTGGCACGATTGGCCCGCACAGGCGTCACCGGCCACCCGCCGCCCGAGGCGATTGCAAACGAAGCCGCGATCCTGTCGCGGCTGGCCCCCTCGGCGCAAAAGGGACGCGCATGGGCCAGCGCCGCGCAGGAAATCGGCGCACGTCTGCAACATGGGCGGGCGGTTAACCTTGACCCCGCCGCGCTGGTCCTAGATACGTTTTTCAAAATCCAGCACATTGCCGCGGGTTAG
- the tmk gene encoding dTMP kinase — MSAKGRFISFEGIDGSGKSTQARLLADRLRADGHDVILTREPGGSPGAEEIRALVLQGDPDRWSAETEILLFTAARRDHLERTILPALKAGTTVICDRFADSTRMYQGLSRGDLRAIVDTLHDLMIGVEPDLTLLIDMDPATGLGRALARETAEERFEEFGQDLQDRMRAGFLALAQEFPQRFRVIDGAHDIDVVADAVARATETVFA; from the coding sequence GTGAGCGCCAAAGGCCGGTTTATTTCATTCGAAGGCATCGACGGGTCCGGTAAATCCACGCAAGCGCGCCTTTTGGCAGATCGCTTGCGCGCCGACGGCCACGATGTGATCCTGACCCGCGAACCAGGCGGGTCGCCCGGGGCCGAGGAAATTCGCGCACTGGTGTTGCAGGGCGATCCCGACAGGTGGTCGGCCGAAACGGAAATTCTGTTGTTCACCGCCGCGCGGCGCGACCATCTGGAACGCACGATCCTGCCCGCGCTGAAGGCCGGAACAACGGTGATCTGTGACCGTTTCGCCGATAGCACCCGCATGTATCAGGGCCTGTCTCGCGGCGATTTGCGCGCGATTGTCGACACGCTGCACGATCTGATGATCGGGGTTGAGCCCGACCTGACATTGCTGATCGACATGGATCCGGCCACCGGACTGGGCCGTGCGCTTGCGCGTGAAACAGCAGAAGAACGGTTTGAGGAGTTCGGGCAGGATTTGCAGGACCGGATGCGCGCCGGTTTTCTGGCACTTGCACAGGAATTTCCGCAACGGTTCCGCGTGATTGACGGCGCGCATGACATTGATGTCGTGGCCGATGCGGTCGCCCGCGCAACAGAAACCGTCTTTGCATGA